A DNA window from Bacteroides cellulosilyticus contains the following coding sequences:
- the xylE gene encoding D-xylose transporter XylE yields MNDANNGSKLYLYSITTVAILGGLLFGYDTAVISGAEKGLEAFFLMATDFQYDKVMHGITSSSALIGCVIGGALSGFFASRLGRRNSLRLASVLFFLSALGSYYPEFLFFNYGEPNMELLIAFNLYRVLGGIGVGLASAVCPMYIAEIAPSNIRGTLVSCNQFAIIFGMLVVYFVNYLIMGDHTNPIIDKSAEGILSVNAASDMWSVQTGWRYMFGSEAFPAALFGFLLFFVPKTPRYLVLVHQDEKAYSILEKVNGANKAKEILAEIKATSKEKTEKLFSYGVAVIVIGIMLSVFQQAIGINAVLYYAPRIFESAGAEGGGMMQTVIMGIVNIVFTLVAIFTVDRFGRKPLLIIGSIGMAVGAFAVAMCDSMGIKGILPVFSVIVYAAFFMMSWGPICWVLISEIFPNTIRGKAVAIAVAFQWIFNYIVSSTFPALYDFSPMFAYSLYGIICVAAAFFVWRWVPETKGKTLEDMSKLWRKNK; encoded by the coding sequence ATGAATGATGCTAACAATGGTAGTAAACTCTACCTATATTCTATTACAACCGTTGCCATTTTGGGAGGCCTGCTGTTCGGTTACGATACGGCGGTAATCTCGGGCGCGGAGAAGGGTTTGGAAGCTTTCTTCCTGATGGCTACGGATTTCCAATATGACAAGGTGATGCACGGTATCACTTCTTCCAGCGCACTTATCGGCTGTGTGATCGGTGGTGCTCTTTCCGGTTTCTTCGCTTCCCGCCTGGGACGACGCAATTCGTTGAGACTGGCATCCGTGCTGTTCTTCCTGTCTGCATTGGGATCTTACTATCCCGAATTTTTATTCTTCAACTACGGTGAGCCAAACATGGAATTGCTCATCGCATTCAATTTGTATCGTGTATTGGGCGGTATTGGTGTAGGTCTTGCCTCTGCCGTATGTCCGATGTATATTGCAGAAATTGCGCCCTCTAACATTCGTGGAACACTGGTATCTTGTAACCAATTTGCCATTATCTTCGGTATGTTGGTGGTTTACTTCGTTAACTACCTGATTATGGGCGATCACACGAATCCTATTATCGATAAAAGCGCTGAAGGCATATTGTCTGTGAACGCCGCTTCGGATATGTGGAGCGTACAAACCGGCTGGCGTTATATGTTTGGTTCGGAAGCATTCCCGGCTGCATTATTTGGTTTCCTTCTTTTCTTCGTACCGAAGACCCCGCGTTATCTGGTGCTGGTACATCAGGACGAAAAGGCATACTCTATCCTGGAGAAGGTGAATGGTGCAAACAAAGCAAAAGAAATTCTGGCGGAAATCAAGGCTACTTCCAAGGAAAAGACAGAGAAACTATTCTCTTACGGTGTGGCAGTTATCGTTATCGGTATCATGCTTTCCGTATTCCAACAGGCTATTGGTATTAATGCAGTATTATACTATGCTCCGCGTATTTTCGAAAGTGCAGGTGCTGAAGGCGGTGGCATGATGCAAACTGTTATCATGGGTATTGTAAACATTGTATTTACGCTTGTAGCCATCTTTACTGTAGACCGTTTCGGACGCAAGCCGTTGCTGATTATCGGTTCTATTGGTATGGCGGTAGGTGCATTTGCAGTGGCAATGTGCGACAGCATGGGAATCAAAGGTATTCTTCCGGTATTTTCCGTAATTGTATACGCAGCTTTCTTTATGATGTCATGGGGACCGATTTGCTGGGTATTGATTTCTGAAATCTTCCCGAATACCATTCGTGGTAAAGCTGTGGCCATTGCGGTAGCTTTCCAATGGATATTCAATTATATTGTATCGTCCACGTTCCCGGCACTGTACGACTTCAGTCCGATGTTCGCATACAGCTTGTATGGCATCATCTGCGTTGCAGCCGCCTTCTTTGTTTGGCGTTGGGTACCCGAAACGAAGGGCAAGACTCTGGAAGACATGAGTAAACTTTGGAGAAAAAACAAATAA